In Synechococcus sp. RS9909, one genomic interval encodes:
- a CDS encoding aspartate-semialdehyde dehydrogenase, translating to MPSPSSLSRGSLPDRPLTVAVLGASGAVGQELLHLLETRDFPVGELKVLASVRSAGSSLAWKGRDHRIEEVSNAAFQGVDLVLASAGGSVSRQWRQAITEAGALLIDNSSAFRMEEGVPLVVPEVNPQAAFSHQGVIANPNCTTILLTLALAPLAAKRPMRRVLVSTYQSASGAGARAMEELRRLSQVVLDGGTPTSEVLPHSLAFNLFLHNSPLQPNLYCEEEMKMVNETRKIMGLPHLRFSATCVRVPVLRAHSEAVNVEFEQPFPVEEARALLAAAPGVELIDNVEANRFPMPIDVTGRDPVAVGRIRQDISDPHALEFWLCGDQIRKGAALNAIQIAELLLPSP from the coding sequence TTGCCCTCTCCTTCATCGCTGTCTCGAGGCTCCCTGCCTGACCGCCCGCTCACCGTCGCCGTGCTGGGGGCCAGCGGTGCTGTGGGTCAGGAGCTGCTTCATCTGCTCGAGACGCGCGACTTTCCTGTTGGCGAGTTGAAAGTGCTGGCTTCAGTGCGCTCCGCCGGCAGCAGCCTGGCCTGGAAGGGTCGCGATCACCGCATTGAAGAGGTGTCCAACGCCGCCTTCCAGGGGGTTGATCTGGTGCTCGCCTCCGCCGGTGGGTCGGTGTCGCGGCAGTGGCGGCAGGCGATCACGGAGGCCGGTGCCCTGCTGATCGATAACTCCAGCGCCTTCCGCATGGAGGAGGGCGTGCCGCTGGTGGTGCCGGAGGTGAATCCCCAGGCTGCCTTCTCCCATCAGGGAGTGATCGCCAACCCCAATTGCACCACGATCCTGCTCACGCTTGCCCTTGCTCCCCTGGCGGCGAAACGGCCGATGCGACGGGTGCTGGTCAGCACCTATCAGTCGGCGAGTGGTGCCGGGGCCCGCGCCATGGAGGAACTGCGCCGGTTGAGCCAGGTGGTGCTGGATGGTGGTACACCCACCAGTGAGGTGTTGCCCCATTCCCTCGCCTTCAACCTTTTTCTGCACAACTCGCCGCTGCAGCCGAATCTCTACTGCGAGGAGGAGATGAAGATGGTGAATGAAACGCGCAAAATCATGGGTCTGCCCCACTTGCGTTTTAGTGCCACCTGCGTGCGTGTGCCGGTGTTGCGGGCCCACTCCGAGGCGGTGAATGTGGAATTTGAGCAGCCGTTTCCAGTGGAGGAGGCCCGCGCCCTGCTCGCTGCGGCTCCCGGTGTTGAGTTGATCGACAACGTCGAGGCGAACCGGTTCCCCATGCCCATCGATGTGACCGGTCGGGATCCGGTGGCGGTGGGTCGGATCCGGCAGGACATCAGTGATCCCCATGCCCTGGAGTTCTGGTTGTGTGGTGATCAGATCCGCAAGGGTGCCGCCCTCAACGCGATTCAGATCGCCGAACTTCTGCTTCCCTCGCCATGA
- a CDS encoding TA system VapC family ribonuclease toxin, whose translation MRALLDINVIIALLDGQHSLHSTASQWLSHHAAAGWASCPISQNGVIRIMSQPSYPNAQPPAAIASRLAEACRHPSHQFWGGALSLLDPRHLKWHCLLGPRQITDAYLLAVAVANDGCLVSFDRRIHHDLVPGATADQIVVVR comes from the coding sequence CTCGACGGGCAACACAGCCTCCACTCCACTGCCAGTCAGTGGCTCAGCCACCATGCCGCAGCCGGCTGGGCAAGTTGTCCGATCAGCCAGAACGGTGTGATTCGCATCATGTCGCAGCCGAGCTACCCCAATGCCCAGCCCCCCGCCGCCATCGCGTCACGGCTGGCCGAAGCCTGCCGCCATCCCAGCCACCAGTTCTGGGGAGGTGCCCTGAGCCTGCTGGATCCACGCCATCTGAAATGGCACTGTCTGCTGGGTCCACGCCAGATCACGGATGCCTATCTGCTGGCTGTGGCCGTCGCCAACGACGGCTGCCTGGTGAGTTTCGACCGGCGCATCCACCACGATCTTGTGCCGGGAGCAACGGCAGACCAGATCGTGGTGGTTCGCTGA
- the dapA gene encoding 4-hydroxy-tetrahydrodipicolinate synthase — protein MSLAAALSPTPFGRLLTAMVTPFDAEGRVDLALAGRLARYLVEEGSDGLVVCGTTGESPTLSWQEQVQLLEAVRQAVGPGVKVLAGTGSNCTAEAVEATREAAAAGADGALVVVPYYNKPPQEGLEAHFRAVAEAAPQLPLMLYNIPGRTGCSMAPGTVARLMDCANVVSFKAASGSTDEVTQLRLACGARLAVYSGDDALTLPMLAVGAVGVVSVASHLVGRRIRAMIEAQLSGRNAEALGQHEQLLPLFRALFATTNPIPVKAALEASGWPVGAPRLPLVPLSAAMRDDLNQTLAALRQT, from the coding sequence ATGAGCCTCGCCGCTGCCCTTTCCCCCACGCCCTTCGGCCGTCTGCTCACGGCGATGGTGACCCCCTTTGATGCCGAGGGTCGGGTCGATCTGGCCCTCGCCGGCCGCCTTGCGCGCTATCTGGTGGAGGAGGGGTCGGATGGGCTGGTGGTCTGCGGCACCACCGGTGAATCGCCCACCCTGAGTTGGCAGGAGCAGGTGCAGCTGCTGGAGGCGGTGCGCCAGGCGGTGGGTCCAGGCGTGAAGGTGTTGGCCGGCACCGGCAGCAACTGCACCGCCGAAGCTGTGGAGGCGACCCGGGAGGCGGCCGCGGCTGGAGCCGATGGCGCTTTGGTGGTGGTGCCTTACTACAACAAGCCGCCCCAGGAAGGGCTGGAAGCCCATTTCCGCGCCGTCGCCGAGGCGGCGCCCCAGCTGCCGTTGATGCTTTACAACATCCCCGGCCGCACCGGCTGCTCCATGGCGCCGGGCACCGTCGCCCGCTTGATGGATTGCGCCAATGTGGTGAGTTTCAAGGCCGCCAGTGGCAGCACCGATGAAGTGACGCAGCTGCGCCTGGCCTGTGGCGCCAGACTGGCGGTGTACAGCGGCGATGACGCGCTCACCCTGCCGATGCTCGCCGTGGGCGCTGTGGGTGTGGTGAGTGTGGCCAGCCATCTGGTGGGTCGCCGCATCCGCGCCATGATCGAAGCTCAGCTCAGTGGCCGCAACGCCGAAGCGCTCGGACAGCACGAGCAGCTGTTGCCGCTCTTCCGAGCCCTCTTCGCCACCACCAATCCCATTCCCGTCAAAGCCGCCCTCGAGGCCAGCGGCTGGCCGGTCGGAGCCCCCCGTCTTCCCCTTGTTCCCCTCAGTGCCGCCATGCGCGATGACCTGAACCAGACCCTCGCTGCCCTGCGTCAGACCTGA
- a CDS encoding ribonuclease J, with product MTASMTKSHNGQSVGKEPTLRVIPLGGLHEIGKNTCVFEYGDDLMLVDAGLAFPSDGMHGVNVVLPDTSFLRQNQKRIRGMIVTHGHEDHIGGIAHHLKHFNIPVIYGPRLALSMLTGKMDEAGVTDRTTLQTVGPRDVVRVGQHFSVEFIRNTHSMADSFSLAITTPVGTIIFTGDFKFDHTPVDGEHFDLARLAHYGDKGVLCLFSDSTNAEVPGFCPPERSVFPNLDRHMAQAEGRVIITTFASSIHRVSMILELALKNGRKVGLLGRSMLNVIAKARELGYMRAPDDLFVPIKQINDVPDRETLLLMTGSQGEPLAALSRISRGEHPQVKVKSTDTIIFSASPIPGNTISVVNTIDRLMMLGAKVVYGKGEGIHVSGHGFQEDQKLMLALTRPKFFVPVHGEHRMLVCHARTGHAMGVPEDNTLIIDNGDVVELTAESIRKGDPVKAGIELLDQSRNGIVDARVLKERQQLAEDGIVTILAAISTDGAMVAPPRVNLRGVVTTADARKMSLWTEREISWVLENRWKQLSRNSGGKTPEVDWMGVQREVEVGLGRRMRRELQVEPLILCLVQPAPGGTPVYKGRADAEPDDRPAPRGRGGRGGHGGGQGGHHGRRERAAAPAKAAPAPAAAAASPAPAAAKVAAGRPEPEQEMPAGRTRRRRSAAA from the coding sequence ATGACCGCTTCGATGACCAAAAGCCATAACGGCCAATCCGTCGGCAAGGAACCGACGCTGCGCGTGATCCCCCTCGGGGGCCTGCATGAGATCGGCAAGAACACTTGCGTGTTCGAGTACGGCGATGACCTGATGTTGGTGGATGCCGGCCTGGCTTTCCCCAGCGATGGCATGCACGGCGTCAACGTGGTGCTGCCGGACACGAGCTTTCTGCGTCAGAACCAGAAGCGCATCCGCGGCATGATCGTGACCCACGGTCATGAAGATCACATCGGTGGCATTGCGCACCACCTCAAGCACTTCAATATTCCCGTGATTTACGGGCCCCGTCTGGCCCTGTCGATGCTCACCGGCAAGATGGATGAGGCGGGGGTGACCGATCGCACCACGCTGCAGACCGTCGGCCCCCGTGATGTGGTGCGGGTGGGTCAGCACTTCTCGGTGGAATTCATCCGCAACACCCACTCGATGGCCGACAGCTTCTCGCTGGCGATCACCACACCGGTGGGCACGATCATCTTCACCGGCGATTTCAAGTTCGACCACACGCCGGTGGATGGCGAGCATTTCGACCTGGCCCGTCTCGCCCATTACGGCGACAAAGGCGTGCTCTGCCTGTTCAGCGATTCCACCAACGCCGAAGTTCCCGGTTTCTGTCCGCCGGAGCGCTCCGTGTTCCCCAACCTTGATCGCCACATGGCGCAGGCAGAGGGCCGGGTGATCATCACCACCTTCGCCAGCTCGATTCACCGCGTGTCGATGATTCTGGAGCTGGCACTCAAGAACGGGCGCAAGGTGGGCTTGCTTGGCCGTTCGATGCTGAATGTGATCGCCAAGGCCCGGGAGCTCGGCTATATGCGTGCTCCCGATGATCTGTTCGTGCCGATCAAGCAGATCAACGACGTGCCCGATCGGGAAACGTTGCTGCTGATGACCGGCAGTCAGGGCGAACCGCTGGCGGCCCTCAGCCGCATCTCACGCGGTGAGCACCCCCAGGTGAAGGTGAAGTCCACCGACACGATCATCTTTTCGGCCAGCCCGATTCCTGGCAACACGATTTCTGTGGTCAACACCATCGATCGGTTGATGATGCTGGGCGCCAAGGTGGTGTATGGCAAGGGCGAAGGCATTCACGTGTCTGGCCACGGATTCCAGGAAGACCAGAAGTTGATGCTGGCGCTCACCCGCCCCAAATTCTTTGTGCCGGTGCACGGCGAGCACCGCATGCTGGTGTGCCATGCCAGAACCGGGCACGCCATGGGGGTGCCCGAAGACAACACCCTGATCATCGACAACGGCGATGTGGTGGAGCTCACGGCTGAGTCGATCCGCAAGGGCGATCCGGTGAAGGCCGGGATTGAATTGCTTGATCAGTCGCGCAACGGCATCGTCGATGCGCGGGTGCTCAAGGAGCGTCAACAGCTCGCGGAAGACGGCATCGTCACGATCCTGGCGGCGATCAGCACCGATGGGGCGATGGTGGCGCCGCCGCGGGTGAATCTGCGCGGTGTGGTCACCACGGCGGATGCCCGCAAGATGTCGCTGTGGACCGAGCGGGAGATCAGCTGGGTGCTGGAGAACCGCTGGAAGCAGCTCAGCCGCAACAGCGGCGGCAAGACGCCGGAAGTGGATTGGATGGGCGTGCAGCGGGAAGTGGAGGTGGGCCTGGGCCGGCGCATGCGCCGCGAGCTGCAGGTGGAGCCACTGATCCTCTGCCTCGTGCAGCCCGCTCCTGGAGGCACGCCGGTCTACAAGGGCCGTGCCGATGCCGAGCCCGATGACCGGCCCGCACCCCGGGGCCGCGGTGGCCGTGGTGGCCACGGTGGTGGTCAGGGTGGACACCACGGTCGGCGTGAGCGTGCGGCGGCTCCGGCGAAGGCAGCACCCGCTCCCGCCGCTGCAGCCGCCTCGCCCGCTCCTGCTGCTGCCAAGGTGGCCGCAGGACGGCCCGAGCCCGAGCAGGAGATGCCGGCCGGTCGCACCCGTCGCCGTCGTTCGGCTGCGGCCTGA
- the tig gene encoding trigger factor, whose amino-acid sequence MSAATLTVKTTACPGSRLSVEVAVPAARCKESYEAAISRLSRTINLPGFRKGKVPRAVLLQQIGPLRIRATALESIVDAVWREAIEQENIEALGQPDLSGGFEPLLEAFDPGKDLTVTLETDVAPVPKLKATKGLKAEAESVRFDPSQVDAMLEQSRKQMATLVPVEDRPAANGDVAVVSFEGTYSDDGSAIEGGSADSMDVELEDGQMIPGFVEGILGMAIGEEKTVDCQFPEDYPKEDARGRKASFVITLKDLKTRELPELDDAFAKQASDKDTMAELRQDLEKRLKDDAERRQQSNRHDALLAALVEQLEVELPASLVQQEVRNLVEQTAGQFAQQGMDVKSLFTPDLVRSLMESSRPEAEERLRRSLALSALAEAENLKVEEEEIEAKLKEVKRQLSGERDIDPQRLRDAVVDDLLRDKLLGWLEENSSITEKAAAKTSKAKAKAKADPDAAAADA is encoded by the coding sequence ATGAGCGCCGCCACCCTGACCGTCAAAACCACCGCCTGCCCTGGCAGCCGCCTGTCGGTGGAAGTGGCGGTTCCGGCGGCCCGTTGCAAGGAGAGTTACGAAGCGGCGATTTCACGTCTGAGTCGCACGATCAATCTGCCCGGTTTCCGCAAAGGCAAGGTGCCTCGCGCCGTGCTGTTGCAACAGATCGGACCACTGCGCATCCGGGCCACGGCGCTGGAATCGATCGTGGACGCCGTGTGGCGCGAAGCAATCGAGCAGGAAAACATCGAAGCCCTCGGGCAACCGGATCTGAGCGGTGGTTTCGAACCGCTGCTGGAGGCCTTTGATCCGGGCAAAGACCTCACTGTGACCCTCGAAACCGATGTGGCCCCGGTTCCAAAGCTCAAAGCCACCAAAGGGCTGAAAGCGGAAGCCGAGAGCGTGCGCTTTGATCCCTCCCAGGTGGACGCCATGCTCGAGCAATCACGCAAGCAGATGGCCACCCTGGTGCCGGTGGAGGATCGCCCCGCCGCCAACGGCGATGTGGCGGTGGTGAGCTTCGAGGGCACCTACAGCGACGACGGCTCCGCGATCGAAGGCGGCAGTGCCGACTCCATGGATGTGGAGCTGGAAGACGGACAGATGATCCCGGGCTTCGTGGAGGGCATCCTCGGCATGGCGATCGGTGAGGAGAAAACCGTGGATTGCCAGTTCCCCGAGGATTACCCCAAGGAGGATGCGCGCGGCCGCAAAGCCAGCTTCGTGATCACCCTCAAGGATCTCAAGACCCGCGAATTGCCCGAGCTGGATGACGCCTTCGCCAAGCAGGCCAGCGACAAAGACACCATGGCGGAACTGCGCCAGGACCTGGAGAAGCGCCTCAAGGACGACGCCGAGCGTCGTCAACAGAGCAATCGTCATGACGCCCTGCTGGCAGCCCTGGTGGAGCAGCTGGAGGTGGAACTCCCCGCCAGCCTCGTGCAACAGGAGGTGCGCAACCTGGTGGAACAGACCGCCGGCCAGTTCGCCCAGCAGGGCATGGACGTGAAGTCGCTGTTCACCCCCGACCTGGTGCGCTCCCTGATGGAATCGTCCCGGCCTGAGGCGGAGGAACGCCTGCGCCGCAGCCTCGCCCTCAGCGCCCTGGCCGAAGCCGAAAACCTCAAGGTGGAAGAAGAGGAGATCGAAGCGAAGCTGAAGGAGGTGAAACGCCAGCTCTCCGGCGAGCGCGACATCGATCCCCAGCGCCTGCGCGATGCCGTGGTGGACGACCTCCTGCGCGACAAGCTGCTCGGCTGGCTGGAAGAGAACAGCAGCATCACGGAAAAAGCCGCTGCCAAAACGAGCAAAGCCAAGGCCAAGGCCAAAGCCGACCCCGACGCCGCTGCGGCGGACGCCTGA
- a CDS encoding DUF561 domain-containing protein produces MTRLSSLPAALRERLAQRSALKVIAGLMNFDAASVARVARASGRGGADLIDVACDPELVTLALAESAGLPVCVSSVEPEQFVAAVAAGAAMVEIGNFDAFYPQGRIFGAAEVLELTRQTRALLPEVVLSVTVPHVLPMDQQEQLAVDLVAAGADLIQTEGGTSAKPFSAGSLGLIEKAAPTLAAAHSISTALHQAGLSTPVLCASGLSAVTVPLAIAAGAAGVGVGSAVNRLNDELAMVAVVRGLREALGSALTTRV; encoded by the coding sequence ATGACGCGCCTCAGCTCCCTGCCTGCCGCCCTGCGTGAGCGCCTCGCGCAGCGCTCGGCCCTGAAGGTGATCGCCGGCCTGATGAATTTCGATGCCGCCTCGGTGGCCCGGGTCGCCCGCGCCTCCGGACGCGGTGGCGCCGATCTGATTGATGTGGCCTGTGATCCGGAGCTGGTGACGCTGGCGCTTGCTGAGTCTGCTGGCCTGCCCGTGTGCGTGTCGTCGGTGGAGCCCGAGCAGTTTGTGGCAGCGGTGGCGGCCGGTGCGGCGATGGTGGAGATCGGCAATTTCGACGCCTTCTACCCCCAGGGCCGGATCTTTGGAGCGGCTGAGGTGCTGGAGCTCACGCGCCAGACCCGGGCTCTGCTGCCCGAGGTGGTGCTGAGCGTGACCGTGCCCCACGTGCTGCCGATGGATCAGCAGGAGCAGCTGGCGGTGGATCTGGTGGCGGCCGGTGCCGACCTGATCCAGACCGAAGGCGGCACCAGTGCCAAGCCCTTCAGTGCCGGCAGCCTCGGCCTGATCGAAAAGGCGGCACCCACCCTGGCGGCCGCCCACAGCATCAGCACCGCGTTGCATCAGGCCGGCCTTTCGACCCCTGTGCTCTGTGCATCCGGCCTCTCGGCCGTGACGGTACCGCTGGCGATCGCCGCCGGTGCTGCTGGTGTGGGTGTGGGTTCGGCCGTGAATCGCCTCAACGATGAGCTGGCGATGGTGGCGGTGGTGCGCGGTCTGCGTGAGGCGCTCGGCAGCGCCCTCACCACTCGGGTCTGA
- the tilS gene encoding tRNA lysidine(34) synthetase TilS, translating to MGWTVWHDRLHRRLLRQPHWLPQGGRLLLALSGGQDSMALLALLRDLQPLHRWQLHLWHGDHGWQAGSSRIAADLQAWCCAEGLDLAVERVTVTRAALESPERSEAGARAWRYGALAAEAERLNALHPQSPCCAVITAHTASDRAETLLLQLARGTDLAGLGGQRSQRPLKSDGELPLVRPLVDFSRTDTATICQELALPVWQDPSNNDPSYGRNRIRAEVLPVLESLHPGCTERLANLADRMAGLQDSQSELMDLALQGLVGLDAGPAPQARRRLPRRPLASQPEPVRRNLLAHWLRRNGAPAVTAACLAELAQAIRPGAAAAGRDLPAGWRIHWNAGSVQLEQRNVSP from the coding sequence ATGGGCTGGACCGTCTGGCACGACCGCCTGCATCGGCGCCTGCTGCGCCAACCGCACTGGTTGCCGCAGGGCGGTCGGCTGCTGCTGGCCCTCTCGGGCGGACAGGACTCGATGGCCCTGCTGGCGCTGCTGCGGGACCTGCAGCCCCTGCATCGCTGGCAGCTCCATCTCTGGCACGGTGACCACGGCTGGCAGGCGGGATCCAGCCGGATCGCGGCGGACCTGCAGGCCTGGTGCTGTGCCGAGGGACTGGATCTGGCTGTTGAGCGTGTCACAGTGACGCGCGCCGCGTTGGAGAGCCCTGAGCGCAGCGAAGCCGGTGCCCGCGCCTGGCGGTATGGCGCCCTCGCCGCCGAAGCCGAACGGCTCAACGCCCTGCACCCCCAGAGCCCTTGCTGCGCCGTGATCACCGCCCACACCGCCAGCGACCGCGCTGAAACCCTGCTGCTGCAGCTGGCACGGGGAACGGATCTGGCCGGACTCGGTGGTCAGCGCAGCCAGCGCCCCCTGAAGAGCGACGGTGAGCTGCCATTGGTGCGTCCCTTGGTGGATTTCAGCCGAACAGACACCGCCACGATCTGCCAGGAGCTGGCCCTGCCGGTGTGGCAGGACCCCAGCAACAACGACCCCAGCTACGGACGCAACCGCATCCGCGCCGAGGTGCTGCCGGTGCTGGAGAGCCTGCACCCTGGCTGCACGGAGCGCCTGGCCAACCTGGCGGACCGGATGGCGGGGCTTCAGGACAGCCAGAGCGAGCTGATGGATCTGGCCCTGCAGGGTCTTGTGGGCCTGGACGCAGGCCCTGCCCCGCAGGCCCGCCGACGCCTGCCGAGGCGGCCTCTGGCCAGCCAACCGGAGCCCGTGCGCCGCAATCTTCTGGCCCACTGGCTGCGCCGCAACGGCGCTCCCGCCGTCACCGCCGCCTGTCTGGCCGAGCTGGCCCAGGCGATCCGCCCGGGCGCCGCGGCAGCCGGCCGCGACCTGCCGGCCGGTTGGCGGATTCACTGGAATGCCGGCTCGGTACAACTGGAACAGCGCAACGTTTCGCCATGA